In one window of Sandaracinaceae bacterium DNA:
- a CDS encoding gamma carbonic anhydrase family protein, which produces MLYDLGDRRVSILGDVYVAPSASVIGSVVLHPDSSVWFGAVIRGDADIITVGPESNVQDNAVLHADPGMPLTLGRGVTVGHHAMVHGCTIGDYSLIGIHAVVLNGAVIGKNCVIGANAFVPEGKVIPDNSLVMGTPGKVVRTLDDAAAAGTRMSAAVYVANGRRYREQLVPRG; this is translated from the coding sequence GTGCTGTACGACCTCGGCGATCGCCGCGTCTCCATCCTCGGCGATGTGTACGTCGCCCCCTCTGCCTCCGTCATCGGCAGCGTGGTGCTCCACCCCGACAGCAGCGTGTGGTTCGGCGCCGTCATCCGCGGCGACGCGGACATCATCACCGTCGGACCCGAGAGCAACGTGCAGGACAACGCGGTGCTGCACGCCGACCCGGGCATGCCCCTCACCCTCGGCCGCGGCGTCACGGTGGGCCACCACGCCATGGTCCACGGCTGCACCATCGGCGACTACAGCCTGATCGGCATCCACGCCGTGGTGCTCAACGGCGCCGTCATCGGCAAGAACTGCGTCATCGGCGCCAACGCCTTCGTGCCCGAGGGCAAGGTCATCCCCGACAACTCCCTCGTCATGGGCACCCCCGGCAAGGTCGTCCGCACCCTGGACGACGCCGCCGCCGCAGGCACCCGCATGTCCGCCGCCGTCTACGTCGCCAACGGCCGCCGCTACCGCGAACAGCTCGTCCCCCGGGGCTAA
- a CDS encoding VTT domain-containing protein: MTDDATPAPPPEKTKTWRLVLLAALLVGLVVLGKVTGLAEHLTVPKIRAFMSELGVLGFVIYLVVFCLGELMHIPGMVFVLAAVVAYGEVVGGVAGFIGGVISVTCTFVLVRRVGGQPLGEIKWPIMRKVLELMDERPVAVVTVLRMLFAFAPPLNYALAMSSVRLRQYVIGSFIGLIPWALACAVFTEWLLEFLGLAAR, encoded by the coding sequence ATGACAGACGACGCGACGCCGGCGCCCCCGCCCGAGAAGACCAAGACCTGGCGCCTCGTGCTGCTCGCCGCCTTGCTGGTGGGCTTGGTGGTCCTCGGCAAGGTCACGGGTCTGGCCGAGCACCTGACGGTCCCCAAGATCCGCGCGTTCATGAGCGAGCTCGGCGTCCTCGGGTTCGTGATCTACCTCGTGGTGTTCTGCCTGGGCGAGCTGATGCACATCCCCGGCATGGTGTTCGTGCTTGCAGCCGTCGTGGCGTACGGGGAGGTCGTGGGCGGCGTCGCCGGCTTCATCGGCGGGGTCATCTCCGTGACGTGCACCTTCGTCTTGGTGCGCCGAGTGGGCGGTCAGCCGCTGGGCGAGATCAAGTGGCCCATCATGCGCAAGGTGCTCGAGCTCATGGACGAGCGTCCGGTGGCGGTCGTCACGGTGCTGCGCATGCTCTTCGCCTTCGCGCCGCCGCTCAACTATGCGCTGGCGATGTCCAGCGTCCGCCTGCGTCAGTACGTGATCGGGTCGTTCATCGGGCTCATCCCGTGGGCGTTGGCCTGCGCCGTGTTCACCGAGTGGCTGCTCGAGTTCCTCGGACTGGCCGCGCGCTGA
- the gyrB gene encoding DNA topoisomerase (ATP-hydrolyzing) subunit B gives MANEENAPEGGAPAAAPNDYDQNAIQVLEGLEAVRKRPGMYIGDPHDGTGLHHLVWEVVDNAVDEHLAGHCDRITMTIHPDGSVTVVDNGRGIPVGMHAKGVSAAEVVMTQLHAGGKFDNESYKVSAGLHGVGVSAVNAVSDWLRLEIRREGKVWYQEYKRGVPQAPIEAIGESKTTGTKVSFIPDPTIFSMTNFSFDTLSNRLREISFLNAGFEITLTDERPEGKTVVHRFDGGIREFVETLNKNRTPLHDDVIYFSAEKDGVMVEIAMQWSDAYSESIYPYTNNVRNKDGGTHLTGLRTAITRVINTYGTDEKLLKDLKNPLAGEDVREGLTCIISVKHPDPAFSSQTKDKLVSSEVRGIVESIVGDEFAAYLQENPRSAKRIVEKTVLAARAREAARKAREMVQRKGALDPSNLPGKLADCQSKDPVESEIYIVEGDSAGGSAKQGRNRRFQAILPLRGKILNVERARFEKMLSSAEIGTLITALGCGVRGGENFEVDKLRYHQVIIMTDADVDGSHIRTLLLTFFYRQMPELIEKGYLYIAQPPLYKFTKGKKVRYLKDDPALNAHLIESGADNLLVRADSGSVPLTGDPLKALLRDLERFRTLVANARRRAEGAVLHALIRATSLTPAGLKDREQVDAAVAGLRTYIETHHDDLAPLRIDVLRDDEHERFALEVTTRAGIAERRTTLDFDLLSGGDIAELRRIEDGIKAIGAAPYTAVTLDKSGAESSDAQTLDTIDALWTFIDARARKGTSIQRYKGLGEMNPEELWETTMDPDTRSLLQVRIDDAVEAEEIFSVLMGDQVEPRRAFIEDNALNVTNLDI, from the coding sequence ATGGCCAACGAAGAAAACGCACCCGAGGGCGGCGCACCTGCCGCCGCTCCCAACGACTACGACCAGAACGCCATCCAGGTGCTCGAGGGCCTCGAGGCCGTGCGCAAGCGGCCGGGCATGTACATCGGCGATCCGCACGACGGAACGGGCCTGCACCACCTCGTGTGGGAGGTGGTCGACAACGCCGTGGACGAGCACCTAGCCGGGCACTGTGACCGCATCACCATGACCATCCACCCGGACGGCAGCGTCACGGTAGTGGACAACGGCCGCGGCATCCCGGTGGGCATGCACGCCAAGGGCGTCAGCGCGGCCGAGGTGGTCATGACGCAGCTGCACGCGGGCGGGAAGTTCGACAACGAGAGCTACAAGGTCTCCGCCGGTCTGCACGGCGTGGGCGTGTCGGCCGTGAACGCGGTCAGCGACTGGCTGCGCCTCGAGATCCGCCGCGAAGGCAAGGTCTGGTACCAGGAGTACAAGCGCGGCGTGCCGCAGGCGCCGATCGAGGCCATCGGCGAGAGCAAGACCACGGGGACGAAGGTGTCGTTCATCCCGGACCCGACCATCTTCTCGATGACCAACTTCAGCTTCGACACGCTGAGCAACCGTCTGCGCGAGATCTCGTTCCTCAACGCCGGCTTCGAGATCACGCTCACGGACGAGCGCCCCGAGGGCAAGACCGTGGTGCACCGCTTCGACGGCGGCATCCGCGAGTTCGTCGAGACGCTCAACAAGAACCGCACCCCGCTGCACGACGACGTCATCTACTTCAGCGCCGAAAAGGATGGCGTGATGGTGGAGATCGCCATGCAGTGGAGCGACGCCTACAGCGAGTCGATCTACCCGTACACCAACAACGTCCGCAACAAGGATGGCGGCACGCACCTCACCGGCCTGCGCACCGCCATCACGCGCGTCATCAACACGTACGGCACGGACGAGAAGCTCCTCAAGGACCTCAAGAACCCGCTCGCCGGCGAAGACGTGCGCGAGGGGCTGACCTGCATCATCAGCGTCAAGCACCCCGACCCGGCGTTCTCCTCGCAGACCAAGGACAAGCTGGTCTCGAGCGAGGTGCGCGGCATCGTCGAGAGCATCGTCGGTGACGAGTTCGCGGCATACCTGCAGGAGAACCCGCGCTCGGCCAAGCGCATCGTCGAGAAGACGGTGCTGGCCGCGCGCGCTCGCGAAGCCGCCCGCAAGGCGCGCGAGATGGTGCAGCGCAAGGGCGCGCTCGACCCCAGCAACCTCCCCGGCAAGCTGGCCGACTGCCAGAGCAAGGACCCGGTGGAGAGCGAGATCTACATCGTCGAGGGTGACTCGGCCGGTGGCTCGGCCAAGCAGGGCCGCAACCGGCGCTTCCAGGCCATCCTGCCCCTGCGCGGCAAGATCCTGAACGTGGAGCGCGCGCGCTTCGAGAAGATGCTTAGCAGCGCCGAGATCGGCACGCTCATCACCGCGCTCGGGTGCGGCGTGCGGGGCGGCGAGAACTTCGAGGTCGACAAGCTGCGCTACCACCAGGTCATCATCATGACCGACGCCGACGTGGACGGTTCGCACATCCGCACGCTGCTGCTGACCTTCTTCTACCGGCAGATGCCCGAGCTCATCGAGAAGGGCTACCTCTACATCGCGCAGCCGCCGCTCTACAAGTTCACCAAGGGCAAGAAGGTGCGCTACCTGAAGGACGATCCGGCGCTCAACGCGCACCTGATCGAGAGCGGCGCAGACAACCTGCTGGTGCGCGCCGACAGCGGCAGTGTGCCGCTCACGGGCGACCCGCTGAAGGCGCTGCTGCGCGACCTCGAGCGTTTCCGCACGCTGGTGGCCAACGCGCGTCGCCGGGCCGAAGGGGCCGTGCTGCACGCGCTGATCCGCGCCACCTCGCTCACCCCGGCTGGCCTGAAGGACCGTGAGCAGGTGGACGCCGCCGTGGCGGGTCTGCGCACCTACATCGAGACCCACCACGACGACCTCGCCCCGCTGCGCATCGACGTGCTGCGCGACGACGAGCACGAGCGCTTCGCCCTCGAAGTGACCACGCGCGCGGGCATCGCCGAGCGCCGCACCACCCTGGACTTCGACCTCCTGAGCGGCGGTGACATCGCGGAGCTGCGGCGCATCGAGGACGGCATCAAGGCCATCGGCGCGGCGCCCTACACGGCCGTCACGCTGGACAAGAGCGGGGCCGAGAGCAGCGACGCCCAGACCCTCGACACCATCGACGCGCTCTGGACGTTCATCGACGCGCGCGCACGCAAGGGCACCAGCATCCAGCGCTACAAGGGCCTGGGCGAGATGAACCCCGAGGAGCTGTGGGAGACCACCATGGACCCGGACACCCGCTCGCTGCTGCAGGTGCGCATCGACGACGCGGTGGAAGCCGAGGAGATCTTCAGCGTGCTCATGGGCGACCAAGTGGAGCCGCGCCGCGCCTTCATCGAAGACAACGCGCTCAACGTGACCAACCTGGACATCTGA
- a CDS encoding ABC transporter ATP-binding protein has translation MTAPSPSTAPHTAMRTTDMPLDAVCTEKLTKLYGTTRALLDLDARFEPGEVTVVSGPNGSGKSTLLSLLAQTARPTSGHIRYDARLYDDATLRAAVGLVAHDALLYPDLTGVENLTLYAALYSVRNAPSRVEELRERFGVGRFGERPVRTYSRGQLQRVALCRALLHAPRILLLDEPTNGLDADSIERLADAIAAERARSVVQVLVTHDSAFAERVGDTHIALRAGRRLPTSEATS, from the coding sequence ATGACCGCGCCCTCCCCCAGCACCGCGCCGCACACCGCCATGCGCACCACCGACATGCCGCTCGACGCGGTGTGCACGGAGAAGCTCACCAAGCTGTACGGCACGACGCGCGCGCTGCTGGACCTCGACGCGCGCTTCGAGCCCGGCGAGGTGACCGTCGTCTCTGGCCCCAACGGCTCGGGGAAGAGCACGCTGCTCTCGCTGCTGGCGCAGACCGCGCGGCCGACCAGCGGCCACATCCGCTACGACGCGCGCCTCTACGACGACGCCACCTTGCGCGCCGCCGTGGGCCTCGTGGCGCACGACGCGCTGCTCTACCCGGACCTGACGGGCGTCGAGAACCTCACGCTCTACGCCGCGCTCTACAGCGTGCGCAACGCACCCTCCCGCGTGGAGGAGCTGCGCGAGCGCTTCGGGGTGGGCCGCTTTGGCGAGCGACCGGTCCGCACCTACTCGCGTGGGCAGCTGCAGCGTGTGGCGCTGTGCCGGGCCCTGCTGCACGCGCCGCGCATCCTGCTGCTGGACGAGCCCACCAACGGGCTGGACGCGGACTCGATCGAGCGACTGGCCGACGCCATCGCGGCCGAGCGCGCGCGCTCGGTGGTGCAGGTGCTGGTCACCCATGACAGCGCGTTTGCCGAGCGCGTGGGGGACACACACATCGCGCTGCGAGCCGGGCGGCGCCTCCCCACGAGCGAGGCTACGTCGTGA
- a CDS encoding DUF445 family protein, translated as MTTDAPIPQAPAAGSPAASTGAGGAPARKGEPPYLARWRLATGLLVLAAIACVTVALLQGHGVLPHALWVAVLLHGLEGALVGGLCDWFAVVKTYRTVELHRDDVADGIGDWVRDELLSEHVIRKQVDAVLDSPATRDALYARLDKELGSRDELVAKVEGVVASIEKRIVPEAVAFELGDFGTTRVDDVTRDARMEPVFRTCLAEAVLVVLDQPESAEVIDAALKQYVGIFRSLGIAKKERIVQELKEAAVQFRDDSLPSADNVLVKALEKRTDFLLSTGVAAYLHAWDALTELERRNAIAALLERARPVVVTAVTAWIEAQRDELRRMPTLKDYEIAVSVRNLLVERIDQSVSDGVGNAVRESLKEQPASDFRAMLEWQTRRQLEMIRLSGTLMGVAVGAGLGGLLHLLGG; from the coding sequence ATGACGACTGACGCCCCCATCCCCCAGGCGCCCGCCGCCGGTTCGCCTGCCGCCAGCACGGGCGCCGGCGGTGCCCCTGCGCGCAAGGGCGAGCCGCCGTACCTGGCGCGTTGGCGCTTGGCAACGGGTCTGCTCGTGTTGGCGGCCATCGCGTGCGTCACGGTCGCGCTCTTGCAGGGTCACGGTGTCCTGCCCCACGCGCTGTGGGTCGCGGTACTGCTCCACGGCCTCGAGGGGGCGTTGGTGGGGGGCCTGTGTGACTGGTTCGCCGTGGTGAAGACCTACCGCACCGTCGAGCTCCATCGCGACGACGTGGCGGACGGAATCGGCGATTGGGTCCGCGACGAGCTGCTCAGCGAGCACGTCATCCGCAAGCAGGTGGACGCGGTGCTCGACAGCCCCGCCACGCGCGACGCGCTCTACGCGCGCCTGGACAAGGAGCTCGGCTCGCGGGACGAGCTGGTCGCCAAGGTCGAGGGGGTCGTCGCCTCCATCGAGAAGCGCATCGTACCCGAGGCGGTCGCGTTCGAGCTGGGAGACTTCGGCACCACACGCGTCGACGACGTGACGCGCGACGCGCGCATGGAGCCGGTGTTCCGGACGTGTCTGGCCGAGGCAGTGCTCGTGGTGCTGGACCAACCCGAGTCGGCCGAGGTCATCGACGCGGCCCTCAAGCAGTACGTCGGCATCTTCCGCTCGCTGGGCATCGCGAAGAAGGAGCGCATCGTGCAGGAGCTGAAGGAGGCGGCCGTCCAGTTCCGGGACGACTCGTTGCCCAGCGCCGACAACGTCTTGGTCAAGGCGCTCGAGAAGCGTACGGACTTCCTGCTGAGCACGGGCGTGGCCGCGTACCTGCACGCGTGGGACGCGCTGACCGAGCTCGAGCGCCGCAACGCCATCGCTGCGTTGCTGGAGCGCGCGCGTCCGGTCGTGGTCACGGCCGTCACGGCCTGGATCGAGGCGCAACGCGACGAGCTGCGCCGCATGCCCACGCTCAAGGACTACGAGATCGCCGTGAGCGTTCGCAACCTGCTGGTGGAGCGCATCGACCAGAGCGTCAGCGACGGAGTCGGCAACGCGGTGCGCGAGTCGCTGAAGGAGCAGCCCGCCAGCGACTTCCGCGCGATGTTGGAGTGGCAGACCCGGCGTCAGCTGGAGATGATCCGCTTGTCCGGTACGCTCATGGGTGTGGCGGTGGGCGCCGGGCTCGGCGGCTTGCTGCACCTGCTCGGGGGCTGA
- a CDS encoding DUF1844 domain-containing protein, which yields MSDEDTVEHDTEEQSAPAIDFNTFVLSLSASALVDLGAIEVAGKKAEKNLPLARHTIDCLVLLEQKTAGNLTGEEERLLSQLLDDLRAKYRAAGGQ from the coding sequence ATGAGCGACGAAGACACGGTCGAGCACGACACAGAAGAACAGAGCGCTCCGGCGATCGACTTCAACACGTTCGTGCTGTCGCTGAGCGCATCGGCGCTGGTGGACCTGGGCGCCATCGAGGTGGCGGGCAAGAAGGCGGAGAAGAACCTGCCGCTCGCCCGCCACACCATCGACTGCCTGGTGCTGCTGGAGCAAAAGACGGCGGGCAACCTCACGGGCGAAGAGGAGCGGCTGCTCAGCCAGCTGCTCGACGACCTGCGCGCCAAGTACCGCGCCGCCGGCGGACAGTAG
- a CDS encoding heme exporter protein CcmB, whose protein sequence is MSVDTSGKRRPPKRLGLLRGAQLIASKDLRIEARTREVTATTGLFALLVVVMAALSFYLTQDLARQIAPGVLFVSLSFAGVLGMGRSWARERELGALRGLLMSPIPRASIYLGKLASTMVFLGLIALLLLPIVGLFFHLEPDVTLLVVLGITLLTCFGFAAAGTLFAALTVQTRARDLMLSVVVFPLVTPTLLAGVLGAREVLGGAPLTEALDWLLLLGACDLLFLAAGVLLFDTLLSE, encoded by the coding sequence GTGAGCGTCGACACATCCGGCAAGCGACGCCCGCCAAAACGCCTGGGTCTGCTGCGAGGCGCACAGCTGATCGCATCGAAGGACCTCCGCATCGAGGCCCGCACTCGCGAGGTGACCGCCACCACCGGGCTGTTCGCGCTGCTCGTGGTGGTCATGGCCGCGCTCTCGTTCTACCTGACCCAAGACCTGGCCCGGCAGATCGCCCCCGGCGTGCTGTTCGTCTCGCTGAGCTTCGCGGGCGTGCTGGGGATGGGCCGCAGCTGGGCGCGGGAGCGCGAGCTGGGCGCCCTGCGTGGACTGCTCATGAGCCCCATCCCACGCGCGTCCATCTACCTGGGCAAGCTCGCGTCCACCATGGTGTTCCTGGGGCTCATCGCGCTGCTCCTGCTCCCCATCGTGGGGCTCTTCTTCCACCTCGAGCCCGACGTGACCCTGCTCGTGGTTCTGGGCATTACGCTGCTCACCTGCTTCGGCTTTGCGGCCGCAGGCACGCTGTTCGCGGCGCTGACGGTGCAGACCCGCGCGCGCGACCTGATGCTCAGCGTGGTCGTGTTCCCGCTGGTGACGCCCACGCTCCTGGCCGGAGTGCTGGGCGCGCGGGAGGTCCTTGGGGGCGCCCCGCTGACCGAGGCGCTCGACTGGCTATTGTTGCTTGGCGCGTGCGACCTGCTGTTCCTCGCCGCAGGAGTGCTGTTGTTCGACACGCTGCTCTCGGAGTGA
- a CDS encoding LysR family transcriptional regulator, with the protein MPGENQLPPFELRHLVHLVALEEHGTLHAAAGALHLSQSALTKSIAALEDALGSPLFDRSGRRLRPNALHGRVLARARAMLAAAGDLEREAALHREQHLDELQIGVGPVVALGPLPAALARFRALAPDVRVVVRVAATEELAPALVAGRLHLVVADWEQRTDGEFDVETLGPDPIAGAVRPGHPLAALGERATLPDLFSYPRAGATPPPRMRRFVEEMLGPGRGLTADVLCDNYEVLTALAEASDTIVLGPRSVLDRYAAQGRLVVLPVAYPSPASEPGILLAAGRPVPPAVRLLTDVFLSRA; encoded by the coding sequence ATGCCTGGTGAGAATCAATTGCCGCCCTTCGAGCTCCGGCACCTCGTGCACCTGGTCGCGCTCGAGGAACACGGGACGCTCCACGCCGCCGCCGGCGCGCTGCACCTCAGCCAGTCCGCGCTGACGAAGTCGATCGCGGCCCTCGAGGACGCGCTGGGCAGCCCCCTCTTCGATCGCTCTGGGCGGCGCCTCCGCCCGAACGCGCTGCATGGCCGTGTACTCGCGCGTGCGCGGGCGATGCTCGCCGCGGCAGGGGATCTCGAGCGCGAGGCGGCGCTTCATCGCGAGCAGCACTTGGACGAGCTGCAGATCGGGGTCGGTCCCGTGGTGGCGCTCGGCCCGCTCCCGGCCGCGCTCGCCCGGTTCCGCGCGCTCGCGCCGGACGTGCGCGTCGTGGTGCGCGTCGCGGCGACCGAGGAGTTGGCGCCCGCGCTCGTCGCGGGGCGGCTGCACCTGGTGGTCGCCGACTGGGAGCAGCGGACTGATGGGGAGTTCGACGTGGAGACCCTCGGCCCCGACCCGATCGCGGGCGCCGTCCGGCCTGGGCACCCGCTGGCGGCCCTGGGCGAACGAGCCACCCTTCCGGACCTCTTCTCTTACCCGCGCGCGGGCGCGACACCGCCGCCGCGCATGCGTCGCTTCGTCGAGGAGATGCTCGGTCCTGGGCGCGGTCTCACCGCCGATGTGCTGTGCGACAACTACGAGGTCCTCACGGCGCTCGCGGAGGCGTCTGACACCATCGTGCTGGGGCCGCGCTCGGTCCTCGATCGCTATGCGGCGCAAGGGCGGCTCGTCGTGCTCCCCGTCGCGTATCCGTCACCGGCCTCGGAACCCGGTATTCTGCTCGCTGCGGGGCGCCCGGTGCCGCCCGCGGTGCGTCTCTTGACCGACGTCTTCCTGTCGCGCGCGTAG
- a CDS encoding sterol desaturase family protein, with the protein MTLRLTILSIGLTFGLLELWRSPPRGRSGRQLAFDLLSSAAVGLVVSPLVALTVSALLDVASPSSRNALADLPLWAAVGLFLVGDDLTQYLWHRASHSVPFLYTLHRAHHSARYMSVSMMYRNNVFYYALMPSLWVSGALVHAGLGAVYAGYLAVKLTVIAGAHSSVRWDERLYRVRWLSHVMWVVERIVSTPSTHAMHHGRHADDGVTHYAGNYGNLLFFWDVLFGTARITRRYPEAYGIENLAPESATTELLWPLVPLRGEGRAAEATTTLPDAAE; encoded by the coding sequence ATGACGCTCCGCCTGACCATCCTCTCCATCGGCCTGACCTTCGGGCTCCTCGAGCTCTGGCGCTCCCCACCTCGAGGCCGCAGCGGACGCCAGCTGGCCTTCGACCTCCTGTCGAGCGCCGCGGTGGGTCTGGTCGTGAGCCCGCTCGTCGCGCTGACCGTGAGCGCCCTCCTGGACGTGGCCTCGCCGAGCAGTCGCAACGCGTTGGCCGACCTCCCGCTCTGGGCCGCCGTGGGGCTCTTCCTCGTTGGGGACGACCTGACGCAGTACCTCTGGCATCGCGCGTCGCACAGCGTCCCGTTCCTGTACACGCTCCACCGCGCGCACCACTCCGCCCGCTACATGAGCGTGTCGATGATGTACCGCAACAACGTCTTCTACTACGCCCTCATGCCCAGCCTGTGGGTCAGCGGTGCCCTCGTCCACGCGGGGCTGGGCGCCGTCTACGCGGGCTACCTCGCGGTCAAGCTCACGGTCATCGCTGGCGCGCACTCCAGCGTCCGCTGGGACGAGCGCCTCTACCGTGTGCGTTGGCTCTCGCACGTGATGTGGGTCGTCGAGCGTATTGTCTCCACGCCCTCCACCCACGCGATGCACCACGGCCGGCACGCGGACGACGGTGTCACCCACTACGCCGGCAACTACGGCAACCTGCTGTTCTTCTGGGACGTGCTCTTCGGCACGGCGCGCATCACGCGCCGCTACCCAGAGGCCTACGGCATCGAGAACCTGGCGCCCGAGTCCGCCACGACCGAGCTGCTCTGGCCGCTGGTGCCGCTGCGTGGCGAAGGTCGCGCTGCCGAGGCAACGACCACTCTCCCCGACGCGGCCGAGTAG
- the hemW gene encoding radical SAM family heme chaperone HemW, which produces MSALAATANHATRDDASPRETSVYVHFPYCARKCPYCDFATRGVPAHSIPHREYADAVLSELRARAEQLGPRTLRSVFFGGGTPSLWETTELARVLRGILSAFPEHCEGLEVTVECNPNSFDDAKAAGLAEAGVNRVSLGVQSVDDARLRFLGRLHDAEQALAAVRTAARHIPRVSADLMFGMPDQESGALRAEVARVLDLGVRHVSCYALTIEPDTHFGALHREGKLRVASEDHYADMFAAAEQAFAGQGLLHYEVSNYAVPGEESQHNLHYWRAGDYLGLGAAAVGCLSGGPGSAYRYRNQPDGHAYVQTFHDGAEAREAEREALDGQTLLREALMLGLRTAEGVDVAHAEQRAGLPLETGRGPALRTALARGQVVLDGGRLRVPHEQWLALDGIVASLF; this is translated from the coding sequence ATGAGCGCGCTTGCTGCGACCGCGAATCACGCAACGCGTGACGACGCCTCCCCCCGCGAGACGTCCGTCTACGTCCACTTCCCCTACTGCGCGCGGAAGTGCCCCTACTGCGACTTCGCCACGCGCGGCGTGCCCGCCCACAGCATCCCGCACCGCGAGTATGCAGACGCCGTGCTGAGCGAGCTCCGCGCGCGCGCGGAGCAGCTGGGCCCGCGCACGCTGCGCTCCGTGTTCTTCGGCGGGGGCACGCCTTCGCTGTGGGAGACCACCGAGCTCGCTCGCGTGTTGCGCGGCATCCTGTCCGCCTTCCCAGAGCACTGCGAGGGGCTCGAGGTGACGGTCGAGTGCAACCCCAACAGCTTCGATGACGCGAAGGCGGCGGGGCTGGCCGAGGCGGGTGTCAACCGCGTGTCCCTCGGCGTGCAGTCCGTCGATGACGCGCGCCTGCGTTTCCTCGGGCGGCTGCACGACGCCGAGCAGGCGCTTGCCGCGGTGCGCACGGCGGCGCGACACATCCCCCGGGTCAGCGCCGACCTCATGTTCGGCATGCCCGACCAGGAGAGCGGGGCCCTGCGCGCAGAGGTCGCGCGGGTGCTGGACCTCGGGGTGCGCCACGTCTCGTGCTACGCGCTCACCATCGAGCCCGACACGCACTTCGGCGCGCTGCACCGAGAGGGCAAGCTGCGCGTGGCGAGCGAGGATCATTACGCGGACATGTTCGCGGCGGCGGAGCAGGCCTTCGCGGGGCAGGGGCTCCTGCACTACGAGGTCAGCAACTACGCGGTGCCCGGCGAGGAGAGCCAACACAACCTGCACTACTGGCGCGCGGGCGACTACCTGGGCCTTGGCGCAGCGGCGGTGGGCTGCCTGAGCGGCGGCCCGGGGAGCGCCTATCGCTACCGCAACCAGCCCGATGGTCACGCCTACGTGCAGACGTTCCACGATGGCGCGGAGGCACGCGAGGCGGAGCGCGAAGCGCTCGACGGCCAGACGCTGCTGCGCGAGGCGTTGATGCTGGGGCTGCGCACCGCCGAGGGGGTGGACGTGGCGCACGCCGAGCAGCGCGCCGGGCTACCGCTCGAGACGGGCCGGGGCCCCGCGCTGCGCACCGCCCTCGCGCGCGGCCAGGTCGTGCTAGACGGAGGGAGGCTGCGCGTTCCTCACGAGCAATGGCTCGCGCTGGACGGTATCGTCGCGTCACTCTTCTAG